The Antechinus flavipes isolate AdamAnt ecotype Samford, QLD, Australia chromosome 4, AdamAnt_v2, whole genome shotgun sequence genomic interval ATGTTTCTAAAAAAATTGtcccaagagaaagaaaaatcattattagtaagtttgctttcatggaattagagaataaaaagtttaagaaagctAAACTTGGTAATTGTTTGTCTGCaacatttgattaagagttttgggaacatactatattttaaagagatactataattttgaaactgggggaaataattttactgttgccttgcaCATGTTACATTTATTCTGGGTAAAAATCTTAAGAACTGTTTGAATATTGAGACCTTTACAAccgaagagaaaaacttttctttttttattatttggttggacttcaaattgaaatataggtattaaacaaaatgccagtagcttaccttaggggggatcatgtttgtatctccctacttaaatggtaaatattgggtaatttgtaaactatattataagttttatgaaatttggttcaaaattaattttgaatcttgaagtttaaagtgtttttttaagatgatttaaagacaagggaaaagagagattgatttacaaaagcaattaatactTTAAGTGGAGCATCTAATCAGAAAggttattggtttgggagtgtttaaagtatgtcGGAAAAGGTTTGAGCAAGTAGGCattgagaggagagagacagagagatgggacaggaaaataaaggtgatttaagaaggattgattagtagaagcaaatgatttcaagaagaaatcagtgggaaaaagaaagaattggttGTAAAGGATAGTCACAGAGAGACAGCTATGAGACGGGATCTATTTTTTGTAGGGGGAGAGTAGCAGAGCAGCAGTGGAAAGCTGCAGCTGCTTTTTGCTGAAGAAAACAAACTGAGTTAAAGGGACAGGCTGCTCTTACAAGacattaattgattgaatatttgtttctttagaaacataatggttttcttgtttaaagagtatgatcagaaatgtgatctatagtttgaaaggagtatttcaaaaagtttaattgatgttttcaagaacttttcagattcttcttatgtgaaaataggaagttttaattaactatattgatgccaattatctgaaaaggactccaagaataatagtttttgccttcttccttttgaaaatgtttttgttgtgaacaatatgtagtttagtattttctgtgtattgggtattttaaaagcaaaatgattggtataatattcaaCTTATTCAAGATTtaacatctacttgggtatgtaagaattgtgtgaattttctgggaaaaatttcttactgttatagatataaggttatggtaaataactgtttgggatttatctgaaactatGGAGATAAAATCTCTTAGACTTGTAATTAATGCtctttgggagttttaaagctccactcgcttatgtgctgaaggttgagttttaactgctttaTGTTATgttagttatgttcttgcattttttttcttcctgtgactAATTTCTGTGATCagagaaataattaataagaactgttaatgcaattcaaatatgccataccttgctgtttccaatatagttatatgtaatcattatatcctaaattaTTAGGCAAATGAGTATTTGCCCTGGTTATCTATCTGTTATGTGTCTATGaatattcagggttttttttaatttttctaaataacgAGAGGACAATTAGCACAGTGatctgtgaaacctaactgctatttattgggACTATAGCCATCTGCCTGTCCTGTAAAACAAACTTGTTCCTTCACAtaggaactgctggccaatctatactggCCTCCCCACATTTTGTTGCAGTTCCAGACTGTTCTAATCTTTATCTGttagatttggttttttgttctagattttggtcacaTTACAGCTATAGTGACCTTTCTTTGGGACTTGGATCAGCCCATTGATCATTGTCAGTACACCATACCCACCCTCCTGCTTGGACTGAGAGTCAGTTCTCCACcccttatcagcatgaagcagtTTTTTGAATGAGAGACCATCGCCcatgctcctgatgtaatttggactgatatgggggacttgggaatggttgatgaatgactgttaaacccTGACTtggtcatctattactgtgtgtttaagatttgggatggaaattgttaaaactggtaactgttgctgttaaggaaattataatatgtttataatatctatgttcatttcagaatatgtaattgtttgaGGGACTTTTTTTTAGGAAACTCCTCCTATACTATTCTGTTATGTttaggaactttaattcactcttcAGATTTATAtatgggatggttatttgactatttttttggatgattcctttccatgagaaaaaaaaaaaaggagaggaagagataaagggaaacaggtggatttttctcaaaatacttaAAAGAGTGGGAACCTTAGTTTttgttcactttgccttaggtacttctgccccaccccctatctcaccagttcagattgaattggaagtccttaaccccttattctgttggaattgctctgGCAGACTATTCTCTGATTGCCtgtttttaggaaatctccaagatatatatatatatatatacctgtcttgggactggcagtctccagccctgtaacctcagtttcttaattggtATCTCAGAATTTTCAAAGGACATTGCAGTTTTGAGATTAAACTctaaagtttggagtttgcctgccttcatggtctaactgtgcatattctGCTCAAAAAGCCTTTCTGGATCCTAGTAGCAGCTCTTGTTCTATCAGAGGGCACAGGTGGAGTTACTCCAGGCcccactctttcccttctttgaaattCCTGACAGACTTGGGGTACCCTCCTAGCATGGGGCTGTCTTGAGCAttgctactccctatataagcagaagCTAAGTGCACAAATGATTGAAAACCACATAACACaatgaactgtccatctcaagcTGGATTCTCTGActgagatgagggcctttgtaTTGCTGATAACTCTGGGcttgtcaggaagagacttgcccTTGTCATAACTCCTTGcattttttagtttcattttgatttatttgttcaCCTTGGGTTGgccaaaattatggtgctgagatcTCCCAGATATCTAGGGgaagtaattcaataattcaaatattcagaaggagaatgtgtaatgttgtgcctcagtttccctagattgtcatctttgtatttttatgtctgcCAAATGCCAATATATTCAATGATAACTGTTTCTAAGACagttggtggaagcaatttttagggtatgaacttattgcaatcaatggtattatcctgttgccactatgtctaccctgtataattacattagtaaccagaatagttcaatggtccctatcaaaatattgcatacagaagatgctattaaaatgatgattcttcataGAAAAGGCTGGAATATATTAGAGAAGGATGATCTTGATGGTGAACTTGATAAGCAACGTATAGATATGTTAACTGATTTTGAACAAGTTCTATCATCATGCCTATCtagatattgttttatttttcttgataagtACTATTACCAGCTATTCCACCCTCTATTTTTCCAACTTCAAGAAGTAGTAGTTCATACTGCAAATGAATCATAACAATCTTTCCCTCATCACATTTTTTGaagatctttattttataaaagaaatgaagctGTGTTGTAGAAAACAATTTGTTAGTTATTAATGTTTTTCATTATCTGTGTCATTTATCTTTTCAATTCAATATGACTGATCTTATTTCATTATGGTCTTGATGATTATTCAAATACTTGACTCCCTTATAGCAATAATTGCTATAATATCTCTAGTAGCCATTAAGGTATGCTCTGTAAGAACACTGTATACATTTCCTTGAAATATTACCTATTATTTAACATAACAgaattaaaaatacaacaaaagaaaacaataaggCATATATACACACTATGAACTCTAGAACTAAcctaacaaaaaagtaaaattggggAAATCAGCTCAATATGATCTATTCCACATGTTCTAGGTCAATATAGTTTCTGCAAAAGCACACATGTTTGAACAGCAATGTCACAAAatgaaatctatttaaaattattgtttgttttagATAATTCTTATTGAGGTCATCACCATCCATCTAGTCACCTAGTGGCATCTTTGAGTTTTCTATTTTACCCATATAATATGTTCAAGCAGTGGCCTGGTTTTGTTTCTAACTCTCTAACACCCCcaacttcaatttctttctcagcATCAACACTTTCACCACCTCGGTCCAGGTCTTCACCACATCTTTCTTGAACTATTGCATCAGTCTCAATTCATTTGCCTGCTTGAAATCTCTCCCCATttcaatatatttccttattcctGGTAAGGTATTTTTTAAAGCACCCATATCACCCTCTGCTTATTAAACTCCTGGTTCCATGTGGATTCTAaagtcaaatataaactcttctatttgacatttaaaggcCTTTAGGACCTGCTTGCAACCAACCTTTCAAGTTTTACCATACCTTATACTATTTCCTGCCTTTGCAATGCAGTCAAGTTAACTTTCTTCCTGTTCCTCCCACTcatacaaaaaacaaatatagcaCTCAAAAATATATGATAGCATCCATTAAGCAGAAGTGtgtaaagaaaggggaaaagatttatattgaaaattttttgctgaggtaaaaacataaacaatttttatattttttttcatacagTAAGTATCTATACAGAGATGTGTAACTCCTGttaaaaagccattattttaaGGTGACTGCTATGATTTGTTTTTGATTACTATATTGCatatacttaaaattttaatataaaaaatcttctatttggctAGCTAAATTGGTAAAACTAATTGAAAAACTACTTATTTACAAAAGACAATTATTTAAACATCCTTCAAGATATTTGtgagaatttttcaaaaataatggatgacatttaattaatttcattgaTCACTGATATcactaaaatattattgagagtgattaatggaagaaaaagattttccaTGACTGTTCCCTCCTCAATTTGAAATTTCCTTTGGCCCGGCAATCTTCTTCTCCAAAAATCTTAACTTTGAAAAAAGTATCAAGTCAGtgaaatcttttgtttcttttccagtattgcttttaattttcttgacTTCACCACCATTCTGCCTCTGTTGCCTTCTTGTCCTGGAAACTCCTTCTCAACCTGACATATTCCCTTAAAACTGATTcctcttctccaattgatgaattcTTCCTGGATCTTCCACTTTAATGAAGAGCCTAGGTAAGTCATCCTTCACTCTTCTCTCTGCCTAACTTTTGACTGTCCAGACTTAACCACAATGTCTTCATATTGGTATTTGCTCCTTCACCTTGCTTTTCTGCTCACTTTTATGTGCATCTTCCTTTATTagtatataagctccttgaaatcaAGATCTATcttaattttgcttatatttgtatctctaggaTTTAGTATGGTGTCTTTCATATAATAAGTAATGAataaaaatgcttgctgattattgatatatatacataatcaataaaataaaatacttaagtaaTATACAATTCatcttcatttcattctttttaaatttctattttattcacattttatattaaacataatatgtcaataaatatacatatgttagGAATTTGTGCTCAAAAAATTTACTTATagaaatgtgaataaaaataaaagcttgaaGAATACTCATCTACACCATATTACCTCATAATCCATTATGCTGCTATCTATGATAATCATAGTTGACAGAATTATTTTAATCCctatacaaattttaaaagtattcatCCCTGGAAGCAGCAGCAAATTCACATCTCTGTCAAAACAAGCAATATCTTTAGTACAGCTATTTATCCACAATTGTTGAGTTTGAAATTATATGGTTTTTAGGGAAAACCCTCCCCAACTGATCACTTTCCGAATGGCTATTTGGACATCCTTGTTCCGTAAACTATAAATCAAAGGATTCAATAAGGGGGTGATAATGGTATAAGTCACTGTCACCAGTTGGTCTTTACTTGATGAGATCCTGGAGGGCCTGAGGTAGACAAATGATGCACATCCATAGTGGACTACAACCACAGTAAGGTGAGAGGCACAGGTAGAAAAGGCCTTCCGTTTTCCCTCAGCAGATGGAATCTTTAAGATAGTACTAACAATGAAACCATAAGAAATGCAGATGAAGGTCAAAGGGAAAACAAGCACCAGGACACCACAGATGAATATGACAAACTCATTGATAGAAGCATCACCACAGGCAAGGTGAATAACAGGTGAGATATCACAGAAGTAGTGTTCAACCTTGTTGGAGTtgcaaaaaggaagaatgaagaccAAGGTGGTGCCCACCAAGGAAATTAAAAAGCCACTTAGTCCACAAGTGGCTGCTAACAGTCTGCAGACCCTCCAGTTCATGAGGATTGGGTAGCGCAAAGGGTGGCAGATGGCAGCATAGCGATCATAACCCATCACACCAAGTAGCAAGCAGTTGGAAACACCAAAGCCAAGAAAAAAGAACATCTGGACAGCACAGCTGATGAAGGAGATGGTCCTGAGCACAGAGAACAAGTTGATAAGCATCTTGGGCAGAACAACAAATGTATAACAGGTTTCAGAAACAGAGAGGACCCCTAAGAAAAAGTACATGGGGATGTGGAGACTATGCTCCAAGCAGATAACAGTGACAATAGTGATATTCCCACTGAGGATGAGTAAGTAGAGGCAAAGAAAGATAGGGAAAAGTACAAGCTGCTTTTCTTGGAGATTAGAGAAGCCCAGCAACAAGAATTCAGTAATAGTGGTTTGGTTCTCTTGAGGAAGTTGTTCCCAAGGAATAATCTGCAGAGAGGAGTGAGGGAAGAAAAGTATGCTCAATCCTGTAAATGAATGAAGTTTAGAGTCTTCATTATGAGTTTTCCAGATAATTGTCTGTAGCATAGTTTATTTTAATAACTGCTTAAggaaaaggaggcagagaagaaatAAGTTCTATATACTAACAAAGGGAAATCTAGCTGCAATACACATGGACTCAGGGCATCACTAAGAGATAGTAACCAACAAGACAGCAAGGAGAATAGTCATggagatagatggacagatagattgatagatgaatgaatggatggattatttctaataactaaAGTTTAGCaatgaaaagagaatatttattgagatagttgtcttcaagtattttaaatattgtcACATGAAAGGCAATTTAGATATATTCTtgactctaaaaaacaaaatttggagCAATCCATAGATGctgaagaaataaagatatcagctTATTATAAGGAAAGAGATTCCTAATAAATCTGTAAAcataatagagataaatgtaaagtcctacacctgaattcaaaaattCAACTTCAGAAGTACAAGATGGTAGAAACTTTAATAAACAGTTGTTCTCTGAAACAAATGGACATTTCAGGGGACTGCAAATGCAATAGGAGCCAATAATGttatatggcagccaaaaaaccCCATTCAATCTCAGGTGTTTTAAAagtggaagagaatttagaatgaGAGAGGTTTTAGTTCTGAAAGTGTTATTCTTCCTGGTCAGATTTCATCAGGAATTTAGGATTTAATTAATGGTGTCATTTTGGGAAGGACAGGAACAATATGAAGTATTTCAAAAGAACAAATAGAGTGATCTGGAGGAGGAACTGGAGATCATTGCTTATAAAAATCACCCAGAAAATTGGGAAGATTTACTtagagaagaaaacattaaagGAAATAGTGGTAAAtgtcttcaaacatttgaagtgatatatttggaaaggatcttagagcaCATCAAGTCCAATTTCTCTCCAAATTTAGGACATCCTTCTACATTCTACCAAAGGcagatggtacaatggaaagggTGTtaaacctagagtcagaaagattagagttagttcaaatctagtctcaaatatTTATGAGTtaaccttggtcaagtcacttaacttctctttacctcagtttcctcagctgtaaaatggagataataatagcatctaccttgtGAAGTTATTGTGAGGACAAGATGAGATATTAGttaaaagtacttagcacagtacctggtaaaGGGTGGTtaccatataaatgtttattcctttcctccttaccTGGTGTCTCATATGGTCATATAATCTTTCCTTGGAAATAGATAATgctatcttttcctctctccacaTCACTTATTCGAGTATTAGCAGATGTAAGGTAGAAGTTGATCTGTTtactctatttttcattttagtatttttctaCCTGTGCATTAATTTTTATCAttgatatattaataattttgaaaagtttaaagattatataaatactatttattattgctattacttttcTTATGACTATTATTTTGGCTCTAAAAATTGGAAGTTTgatgatatatagaaatatggtTAATTCAACAATGATTCCCATATTAATGGCAAATAATTTTTGCCTTAAAGTATTTTAGGTTTTACTCACCATGTCAATAGTTTTCTGATTCATTTCTTAGATCCATTTCCAATTCTGATGCATAGGCCTCAAGAATTTTTGATTTATACATCTTTGACCACCATCATTATTCATTTCCCAACATAGTTTTTTATTGTTCTTCCCAATGTGAATGTTTTCTTTGAAGTCACTGGACactaaattatatctttatttaaagaactttgtcaaattctTTGAAACATTTTTCTATTTGGTGAGAGGGTGGGACAATGATTGCAAGAAGGTTAAATCTAACCAACAATCTAAGAATGTTggttttttctcatatttttcaatACATGAATATGTtatcataaaatgtaaaaatattttttaggtaGGAGCATGCAAAAAATGGATATGGGTGGGATTTGGTATTTTAGACCATACTATAGACCCCTGATCTACTTCTTCATACATTGCAATGAATAGTGGTGcataagaataagaaagagaataaagtcaagaaatagaaaaagaaaagaataagccAAGATCATGCATTATTTCCAGCAGAATATGCCAATATTTCCatccaaataaatttaaaatgattcaaatcaaattttggaatgACAGAGCCAATCTCAAGTGTCATAGTGAGACACTTCTTCAGTCTaagacaaattagaaaattggCATCAAGACATCatacttcaagaaattatcaagaaaaactgctctATTACCctagaaacagaagataaaataaaattgaaagaatcccctcatcatttcctaaaagaaatcccaaaataaaaactcccagggaTATTATAGGCAAATTACAGAGCtctcaagtcaaggagaaaatattgcaagcagacaaaaataacCATTCAAATGTATGCCATTCAAATATCAAGATCATACAAggtttagcagcttctacattaaaggagtaaaggattttaaatataagattccagaaagcaaaagaattaggattacaaccaagaataatcaaACTGACAATGATCTTTGGGGGGGAGAgcggaggggaaaagagaaagagaaagagagagagagagagagagagagagagagagagagagagagagagagagaatagatatttaatgaaatagaaggctCTTAAGAATTACTGattaaaagaccaaagctgaatataAAATTGGCATTCAAATGCAACATTCAAATAAAGTATAGAAAGGttaataagaaagagaaatcataagaattCTATAAGATTAAATGGTTTACTTCCCATGTGACTCCTTAGCACTTTCTCACCATTATAGTAGTTAGGAGAAATCTACATAGAAAAAGAGCTTGGGTATGTgttgattatattgaattaatCTCAAAAATACATGAAGGAGTGAGAAAGAGGTTGCActgaaagaagggggaagggtgaAATGGATGGAAAAATTTATCTCATAAAAGAAACATGTAAGAAATAACTTTCATAGTGAAGGGGGAAATGGAGGGAGATAAGCTATGTTTGAATCTCATTCTCatcagaaattatttgaaaaggagagaatatatatatatatatatatatatatatatatatataatacatatccagttggttatagaaatctatcttatccaatagggataaaagataagaaaaaaataaagagggggATGTGATAAAGGGGAGGGACAATTAAAGAAGTCAGTAGtcagataaaaaataaacttttgaggaggaacagagtAAAACAGGAATGAGAaggataaatggaagaaaataggataaatgAAAACACATAATTAGTAATCAaaattgtgaatatgaataaaataaactcctccataaaacagaagcagatagaatggattagaaaataaaatccaacaatatgttgtttacaagagacacacttgaaatagaaagacagtCACAGAGTTAAAATAGGTgacagcagaatctattatgcttcaacacaaggaaaatgaaaaagcagGGGGAGCAagcatgatctcagataaagtaaaagtaaaaatagatctaattaaaggagataatcagggaaactacattttactaaaaTATGGCATagacataaaataatataaaaaaacttACAGCAAGTTTCggattaaaatttcaaatatgtaaagaactaagtcaaatttattttttttaaagagagagtcattccctaattgataagtagtcaaagaatatcaacagataattttcaaaagaaaaattcaaaactattttcaagcacatgaaaaatgttctaagtcactactgcttagagaaatgcaacttaaaacaACTGGGAAGTATCACTTCATGCCTTGTCTGATGTGTCATGTGTGACAAATGCTGATGAAAAACAGATAAATCAATGAACTGTTctccattttggagaacaatttgaaccTATGcacaaaaggctataaaacaaTGCATACTCGTTAGCCAGCAATATCACTTCTAATTCTGTAACAgaggtggggaaagagagagaaagggagagatgaaaagaagaagagagggaggacctttaagtacaaaatattatagcatcttttttatatagaggcaaaaaaaatggaaaaaatgaaaactgatagaatgcttatcaattgagaaatagctgGAAAAGTAGTGATGAGAAATGATGACGCTATAAGAAAAACCTGGAACGATcttatgaagtgatgcaaagtgaagcaagcaTTAACtaaaagatcattgtacacagaaatagcaatattgtaatgataatcaattgtgaaaaaCTTGGCTATTCTAATCATTGAATGATTTAAGAAAATGTCAAAGGGCCCATGATAAAAAATACTTGGCACCTCCTAAGAGAGAGCTGATGAAATCTGAATGTAAAATGAAGTATACTTATCTTTCTTTAttgttcttgctttttttgttggcatggctaatatggaatatgttttgcatg includes:
- the LOC127561311 gene encoding olfactory receptor 10R2-like, giving the protein MKNQSYDEIIPWEQLPQENQTTITEFLLLGFSNLQEKQLVLFPIFLCLYLLILSGNITIVTVICLEHSLHIPMYFFLGVLSVSETCYTFVVLPKMLINLFSVLRTISFISCAVQMFFFLGFGVSNCLLLGVMGYDRYAAICHPLRYPILMNWRVCRLLAATCGLSGFLISLVGTTLVFILPFCNSNKVEHYFCDISPVIHLACGDASINEFVIFICGVLVLVFPLTFICISYGFIVSTILKIPSAEGKRKAFSTCASHLTVVVVHYGCASFVYLRPSRISSSKDQLVTVTYTIITPLLNPLIYSLRNKDVQIAIRKVISWGGFSLKTI